A stretch of DNA from Lysinibacillus sp. B2A1:
TACGTGCTTTCTTAGAGGAGGACCCTCTAGTCTCCTCGATAGATGTAATAGATAATCGCCTAGAAATAGCCTTTAACTATCGGGGAACAGATGCAGATCAAGTAGCACTTTTGAAAAAGGCAATGCTAGCGAATTTACCTATATATGCATTAAGAGAAGAGGAAAAAGATTTAGAGGATGTCTTTATGGCGATTACGAAGGGAGCGGACAATCAATGATGGAACGATTTTATAATCCGGTACTCGTAAAAGAATTAAAATTACGCTTCCGTTCTTTTAAAAGCTTTTCAGGATTGATGTTTTATTTAGCAGTACTTTGTATTTTTATAGCGGGATTCCTTCTATTAACAACTGGATTCACAGGCAGAGGCTTTTTTAGTCCAGATGCTAGCTTTATGATGTTTACTGTACTAACTATTTTACAGATGGCTCTTGTTCTATTTATTACACCAAGCTTGACTGCTGGTGCCATTAGTAGTGAAAGGGAAAAGCAAACATTAAATATTTTACTAACAACAACACAAAGCTCAACACAAATCATTATTGGCAAACTACTCTCTTCGGTAGCATTTTTAGTGTTAATGCTAATCGCGGGGCTACCATTATATAGTTTAGTATTTTTATTTGGCGGGGTTTCACCATCTCAGTTAATTTCAATATTTTTATTTTATTTAGTAACAGTAGTTGCAATAGGTAGTATTGGGGTAATGTTTTCAACTATTACAAAAAGAACAATCGTTGCCATGATAGCAACATATGGCTCAATCATCTTTTTAGGTGGCATTACGGCATTTTTCTTCTTTTTAACAATGGCTTTCCATCAAATGGGAAACAACATTGGCACGAATACATCCTATATGACATATTTCTGGGCATCCATTAACCCAGGCGCATTGATGTTAACACTTATTTCACCAGAAATGGGAGATGCGCTTAGTGAACTTTCAGGCGTGAAATTACCTGTTTGGGTTACCTATTTAATAGGGTACATCTTGATTATCGTTGTATGCCTAACAATCGCTATTAAAAAATTACGTGCCAACATGAAAAGTAACCGATGAGGAGGAAATCTTATGGAGCGTCGTAAGCAATTACGAAAATATATTCAACGTGCAAAGACGAGTTTAACAGTAGAAAGAAGTATTCCCATTGCACAATACGGTCTGTTTTTTGCTTTGCTTTCGAGTGCTTCTCTTATCCTCGTCTCCAGATTATTTGTATGGCCATTTTACAGACAAACAGCACTAATCGTCTTTATAGTTATTGTACTAACAGCAGGAATATTTATATGGTGGAAGCGTGCTAAAGAAAAGGAAGCATTGCATAGATTGGATGATTATTTTTTACACAATGAATTAGTGACAGCCTTATCGTTCCAGGATGATAAGGACCCACTTATACAATCATTGCTGACAAAAGCGGTACAAAATGCTGAAACATCCTTTACAAATTTTAAAGCGAGAAAGAAACATTTATTCCGTCCAAAGGCACTAAGTGGAATATTTGTGTCGACAGTTGTACTGGCCGTTCTGTATTTGTTTCCATCAGCCACACAAATGGAAGCCATTGAGGTAGAACAAGAAAAGGCTGTTATCGAGGACGTTAAGAAGGAAGTTGCCAAGATAGAGAAAAAGGCTCAAACAAAAGACGTGAAAGAGCAATTAAAGGATTTACAAAATACGTTAAAAGAGGCAGAAACGGCTGAGGAAGCATTACGGGAAGTCGTGAAAAAACAAAAGGAGCTTGCCTTAAAGGAGCAGCAATTAAAGGACAAGCAAACGACTAGCCAGGATGGTGCCACGGAAGGCAATGGTTTATCGAAGGAAAATGTGGAGCAGCTGAAGGAGCTTGCCCAAATGCAGCAAGAACTAACACAAAATGCTAATGCTACTCAAACAGCGATGAGCAAGCTTGGGAAACCAGCAAGTAATACATTGCAAAATGCTATTGCAAGTGCCAATAATGCTAGTAACAGTCAGCAAAGTAATTCCAATTCGAGCCAAAATCCATCGGGGAATTCACAGTCAAGCAATCAACAAGGGCAAGCAGGCCAGCAAAACCAAAGTAATTCTCAAAACAATTCCCAACAGTCTTCAAATAAAAATCAGGGACAAGGTCAAGGACAAGGACAAGGACAAGGTCAGGGACAAGGAAATGGTTCTGGTTCAGGTGGTCAAGGGGCAGGAAAGGGCCAGGGCAGTCGCTCTTTATTAACGACACCGAAACGAATCGAAGGCTCAAGTGAGACATCAGTGGACGGTGGTGCGCTAGGAGATGGTTCACATGTATCAGAGCAGCAAGGAAATGTTCCAATAACTAAGGGAACCATTCGCCCATATGACGAAGTAATAGGGTCCTATAAGGATAGCTATATTGAAAGCTCAGAACGACTACAATTACCAAAAGATTTACAAAATGTCGTGCAATCTTATTTCACGTCAATAGAGTCGCAGTAGGAGGAAAAGAAATGGCATTTACAGAGCAACAGTATGTTGAAATGAGTATGAAATTGCAGCAGGTGAAGGAAGAAATTCATCGCTTTATTGTCGGTCAAGAGGAAGCAATCGATTATACATTGTACGCGGTGCTCGCTGATGGTCACGCATTGTTAGAGGGGTTACCAGGCTTAGGAAAAACGATGTTAATTCGTACGATTTCTGAGGTACTTGATTTATCGTTTTCGCGTATTCAATTTACACCTGATCTTATGCCAGCAGATATTACTGGAACAAGTATGATTGAGCGTACAGCAGACGGTAAACAGCAGTTTACATTCCAGCCAGGTCCGATTTTTAGTCAGATGGTGTTAGCGGATGAAATAAACCGTGCAACACCTAAAACACAAAGTGCATTGCTTGAGGCTATGGGAGAAAAGACGGTTACGATTTTAGGGGATACAAAAAGGATGGCTAAGCCCTTTTTTGTGTTAGCTACGCAAAACCCGATTGAGATGGAGGGAACCTATCCATTGCCTGAGGCGCAAATGGACCGTTTTCTATGTAAAATACTTGTCCCATATCCTAAGAAAAGTGAGCTAATGGAAATTATGAAGCGTACAACAGGCGCTCAGGAAATAGGCTTGCAAAAAATAATGGATACAGAGGTACTTATCGAGGCACAGCAAATGGTAAAGGAAATACTGGTTGCAGATGAAATGCTTGAATTTGCAACGGACCTAGTTGTTGCTACACATCCTGAAAGAGTGGATGCCATAGACGAGGTCAAGCAATATGCGATGTATGGTAGTGGTCCGCGTGGTTTGCAAAGCTTAATAAAGCTAGCGAAGGCTAGAGCACTCATGAATGGGCGTTTTCATGTTTCTGTAGCAGACATTAAATCTGTAGCGAAGCCAGTATTACGTCATCGTATGCTGTTGAATTATGAAGGGGAGGCTTCAGGAAAAACAGCGGATGATGTGATAGATGTTATTTTAGAAAAAGTACAGCAAGGTGTTAGCAAGTGACACAAAAAATAATATTACCCGAAGATTGGTTAGCGAAAATTAGTCGCTTCCAATTGGCAACGGCCTCCAAATTGCGAGGGCAGCATAAAGGCTCGCACCGTTCGCAGCGCTTCGGGGCATCACTCGATTTCTCAGATTTTCGTGAATATCATTTAGGTGATGATGTACGGCAGGTCGATTGGAACGTATTTGCAAGAACGGATAAATACTTTATAAAAAGATTTTTAGATGAACAAGAGATGCGTGTTCACATTTTGCTAGATACCACTAAATCCATGGGGGATGATACTAAATGGATATTTGCTCGTCAAATTGTTGCTTCTCTTGGTTTAATGGTGCTTGGTCGTGACGATCGTTTATCCTTTTCTTTTGTACAAGATGAGATGAAGCCGCCATTTCGCCGTAAAGGCGCTATGTATCGACGCGCTTTTTTACAAGTCATAGCGGAAATAGAAGAAGCTGATTACACAGGAAGCTTTGCACAGGGAGCTTTAAGAGCATTACCCAAAGATAGTACAGTGCTATTTATTGTTACAGATGGACTAGAGTCGATTGAGGAATGGGAGCAACTGTTAAAAAGATTGCCGCGCTATGCAGGGGATGTCCGTCTATTACAAATTGTCACAGAGGAGGAGCTCTCTCCTAATTACACTGGTGATGTCCGCCTATTAGATCGTGAGACTGGCAAAGATGTCAACGTTACAATGTCCTCTAAAGTTTTAGACGCATATATGGCACGACGTTTATTACATGAAGAAGAATTCGAAGCTATTTGTCGACGCTTTGGTGCTCGAAAATTACAGCTTAAAGTGGAGGATGGATTACAGCATGCCATCTTTCAGCAATTATTAAAAGCACATTGGATTAGGTGAGGTGAGCCGTATTGGGCTTTAGTCAAATACTTTTTAGCTGGACGGTCATCATCCCGGTCATTGTCCTACTATATTATTTCTTTCGAAAAAAATATATCGATCAAACCGTATCTTCTACACTTTTTTGGTCGGAAATTATGCAGGAAACGCGTGTATCACCATACTTAAAGCAACTACAAAAAAATGCTTTGCTCTTTTTGCAACTTCTAGCACTTCTTTTATTGGTACTAGCCTTAATGAACCCTTATGTTAAAAAATCAACGATTGTAGGTGCACAGACAATTTTTATTGTGGACACGTCTGCAACAATGCTTGCGGGGAAAGAGCAGTCAACATTTGATGCACATAAAAAAGAAATGTTATCTTTGATGGGGCAACTAAATGGTAGACCTGTGACGCTCATTACAACAGGCAATACACCGAAAGCTTTACTACAGCAGGTGACAAACACTAAAGATATTGAAAAGGCGATTCAAGAGCTGGATGTAACCTATGAAACAGCACAAATGAATAAGGCTCTTGATGTGGCACAGGCTTTTGTTGGTAATATACCAACATCCATTTATGTATTTACAGATGTGCTGGATAAAAAGCACTTACCAATGGAAAAAGATACAGTGAAATGGATTGTAAAAGGCTCTGCTAAAGATTTAGAGAATGTTGCGATTACACGTTTTGCAGCAACTACAGACGGTCAATCGACAATGGCATTGGTGCAGCTACAAAATGATACTGATTTGGAGCAAAAGATCACTCTTTTGTTACAAAATGCAGAGAATAATAAGGTAGTGTCAGAAGATATTACATTGCCTCCTAAAGAAGCTGTGACCAAAACCTTTAAAGATTTACCATTAGAGGATACAATGACGGCTACCATTGCTGCAGATGATGATTATACAGTCGATAATTCGCAAACTGTTTTACTACAAACGACTACCTCAAAAATAGTGGTCGATCAAAGTATGCATCAACTCATTCAAAAAGGTTTTCAAACAATTAATAGCAGTGTCAAGATTGTTCCGTCTTTACAGATAGCTGATAATCAAGAAGCGACTGTGGTAACTAACCAAACAGCACTGCTCGAAAAGATGGATAAACCTATAGTATTATTTGGTCGTGATGATGCCGAAAAAATTGAAGCAAAGGGCGAAGTAAATACAACAAGTGATGCATTGTTTGCATTTAGTGAGCTAAAAGATATTTATGTTAGCGCTGTATATCCTGGGTTTGATGGCTATAAAACAATTGCATCGGTTGGAGATCATCCCTTTATACAACGTACTCCGAAAGGTGATCTTGTCATATTAGCTGATATTGCAGATACAGATTGGCCCCTACACCCTTCATTTCCATTATTTTTGTGGAGTGTGGAACAGCAGCTTTCAGAATCGATTGGTTCACTTGGTATTTTTACGCCGAATGAGCAGCGTGCAGTTGCTTTGGCTCAGGGCGATTGGAGTGTATATTCGCAGGATGATCAGTTTTTATCGTCCATTTCGAATGGCTTATTAACAGCTCCAATGAAGCCAGGAATCTATACAGCACGCTCAGAAAATGAAGAAAAGCGCTTAATTGTCCAGCTTCAAGCACAGGAGCGTATCATCTCAAAAGGAACAAGCTATACACTAGGTGAGCTCCAAGAAAATGGCAAAGAAGAAATAGCGAAAGCTTCACTTGTACCTTGGCTTATTCTTCTTATTTTATTTGTACTAGTTACAGAGTGGGAGGTGCAACGACGACGTGGATTTACGAATTGATATGCCATTAGCATTGTTGCTTTTACTCCCATTATTTATGTATTTTAGCTGGACCTATTGGCGAGAGCGTCAGCGCTTGAAAAAGAGCCATATAACAGTGCTAGGGATTCGTATTCTAGCAGTCAGCTGCTTAGTTTTTGCGCTTGCAGGTCCTTATATTTTATTACCTATAAAGGAAGAACAAATATTATTTATGGTAGACCGTTCTGCTTCTATGAATGGCACAGACGGTGAGATGGTTAAATTTATAGAGGAAAGTTTACAGTCGAAAAAGGATGAACAGCTTGCAGGGATTTATTCTTTTTCATCAACACTGCAAACAGAAGCGATTTTATCGAAGTCATTAAAGGAAGTGCCGAAGTTTACAAACATAGGAGCAACAGATCAAACAAATATTGAACAAAGTCTACAGCTTGCTTCAGGGATTGTTAATTCAAAAAAGGCAACACGGTTGGTCCTTTTAACAGATGGCAATGAAACAAAAGGCAATGCCTTAGAGTTTGCTTCGAAATTTAAAGGGTCCAATATAAGCGTTGATGTTGTTCCATTTCATCAAGCAGTTTCTACAGATGTATCACTGAAAAGCTTTGTAACCCCACAGGTTGCATATGTGGGTGAACAGCAGCAATTAGTTACTGAAGTTCATGCAACAGCGGCTAGCAAAGGAGAGCTACTATTATATGAAAACGACAAACTTGTTCACCGTGAGACTGTAGAGCTTGCACAAGGCTCCAATGTATTTACCTATAAACATACAGCTACAGCAGAGGGTCTAGTAAAGTATGAAGCTGTTGTACAGGTAGAGCAGGATGCCATATTTGAAAATAATAAACTAACAAGCGTTACAATGGTACAGAGTGAACCACATTTATTAATTGTTAACGGTTATGATAGCGCATCACCTGTAGCAGCCGCTCTTGGGAGAAAATCCATCTCCTTTGATGTTATAGATGCTCAAAGTTTGCCAAATGAGCTTTCTAGTTATCTACAGTACAATGCTATTATTTTTGATAATGTGCCAGGACATCTAGTGGGCGAGGCCAAAATGAATGTGATAGAGCAGGCAGTAAAAAACTTTGGCGTAGGCTTTACGATGGTTGGTGGCGAAAATAGCTTTGGCTTGGGCGGCTATTTTAAAACACCAATCGAAACTTTACTACCTGTTGAAATGGAGATTAAAGGGAAGGAACAATTGCCTTCATTAGGGCTGGTTATCGTGCTTGACCGCTCTGGTAGTATGTCAGGAGCGAAGCTGGAGCTCGCTAAGGAGGCGGCAGCTCGTTCTGTTGAAATGTTGCGAGATGAAGATACGCTCGGCTTCATTGCCTTTGATGATCAACCTTGGGAAATTATCGAAACAGGACCACTTGAAAATAAGGAAGAAGCTGTGGATACGATTTTGTCTGTAACGCCAGGCGGTGGGACAGAGATTTATGGGTCACTTGCTAAGGCCTATGAGAACTTAACAGATTTAAAGCTACAGCGAAAGCATATTATTTTATTAACGGATGGACAGTCACAGCCAGGAAATTATGAAGACTTAATCGCTGAAGGAAAAGAGAGTGGCGTAACATTGTCTACTGTAGCAATTGGACAGGATGCAGATGCCAATTTACTTGAAGCACTTAGTGAAATGGGCAGCGGACGATTTTATGACGTTGTTGATGAGCAGACCATCCCTTCTATTTTATCCCGTGAAACGGCAATGATTTCACGCACATATATTGAGGATAACCCCTTCTATCCAACCATCTATAACGCATCTGGTTGGAACACGTTATTTGCAAATGGTGTACCTCAAATGAATGCTTATATCGGAACAACAGCGAAGCAGGGGGCCTCTGTAATTGCGGAAAGCGAGAAAGAGGATCCGGTGCTAGCACAGTGGCAATATGGACTTGGCAAGACATTTGCCTTTACTTCCGATTCGACAGGGAAATGGACAGGTGATTGGGCAAGATGGCAGGATTGGGGAACGTTTTGGCAAACGCTTATTTCTCAAATGCTCCCAAGCTATAATGAAGTTGCCTACGATGTACGTTTAGAATCGGATGGTTCATTTATTATTACAGATCCAACTAATGAAGCAGCATTTTTAGATATAGTTGCTGTCAATGAAGCAGGAGAAGAACTTGAAACACAGCTTGAGGCCATTTCAGCCTCTCAGGTTCGGGCAGTTGTGCAAGCAGAGCCAGGACTCATTTTCTTCCGTATTGCTGATGAAGATCAAGCTATTTTTCAAGCGGGTATAAGTGTACCTTACAGTGCTGAATATGAGTTACGACCTGTAAACGATAAGCTGGTGGAAGAACTGACAAAGCAAACGGGTGGCTCTGTTTTGAAAGAACCGAAGGAGGTATTTCGTGAATTTACGAAGAAAGGCGCAGATCGTCAAAATATAGCAACATGGCTTATATTAGCAGGTATGCTACTGTTCTTCATCGATATTACAATCCGACGCTTTGGCTGGGGCTTCTTTGCTAAGTCTAAGAGAAAAGAGCAGCCTGTAGAGAATAAAACCATACAGGCAGAGGATACGAATGTTGCTCAGTTATTAAAGGGCATGAAGAAACGATAATTTAGATTAAATGACAGTGCAAAATGATTAATTATTTTGCACTGTTTTTTTGTTTTGTACTCGCTATGGGGGGGTTCACTGAAAAATGATCTTCGAAAATGGAGAGGAAAGAAATCCCTACTCTAAAAATTTAATGAAAATTTTTAATAAGTACAGTATTTCGTAGACTACTAGCAACGGCCATACCTAAAAAAGCACCAATAATACTAGAGGTTAAAAAGGCAGGCATGAAAAACATTGCTGCGACGGACGTCCCCATTAAGATATATGCATATGGTACTGCAATGAGAGAAGCAATGATCCCAGTCCCTACAATTTCACCAATCCCTGCTAGCAAAGGTTTACTACTGTATTTATAAGCCAACGCTGCACAAAAAGCGCCAATAACACTGCCAGGAATGGCTAATAGGGAGCCTGTCCCTGTTAGAATTCGAATAATCGCCGTAATAAGGGCAATGATGACGGCTGGTACTGGGCCGAGTAGAATGGCACCGATGACATTGATGGCATGTTGTATTGGATAAGCTCGCGCAATCCCTGTTGGAATTGAAACGAAGGTAGAGCCTGCTACGGCAATGGCCACTAATAAAGCCATGATTGTTAATTTTCGAACTGACATAAATTACACTCCTTTGAAATATTATCGCGCTAAACTGGCGAACACAAAAAGACCGCTTCCTGAAAACAATAGGAAGCGGCCTTGCATTTACATATTAAAAAGCAAGATGTCGCCACTTCCCTCCGCTAGTATGAACTAGATCAGGTTCAAAGGGTCCATATATGATAATATACGTCTCAGTCTTTTAAAGACTCCCCTAGTGGTAATAATTATTTAATTTTTGTTTAGCATCGTAACAAGATAAATGTAACATACTACTAATAATAGTCAATAACTTTTCAGATTATTTAGAATCAGGCTGCATAAGATGTGGTGCCTTTTTCATTGTCCAAATAAGGGCAAGGAAGAAGCAAGTCATCAAAATTATAGCACCAAATATATAAGGGCTATTCATATTCCAATCGAATAAAATACCTGCCAATGCTGGACCAATCATATTCCCAAGACTCATATAGGCATTATTTAGACCTGCAGCAAATCCTTGCTCATTTTCAGCAAGCTTAGAGATCAATGTGTTAACAGCAGGACGAATTAATGTTGTGGCTGTCGAGAAGATTGTCGCAACAACTAAAATAAGGGCAAACCCAGATACGAATAATATTAAGTAGATAGATACGGCAGCAATAAATAAATTGACTAATACGACCTTCATTTCACCGTAGCGATTAAAGAGTGGTGTAATGACAAACATTTGTACAACTACACCAAAAGCACCACCCACTACTAAAATAATAGCAATATCTCCAGGTGTATAATGAAACTTATCTGTAACAAATAATGATAAAGTCGTTTGGAAATTAGCAATTCCGAACGAGAATACCATCATAATAATAAGCATAACAAAGTAAGGCATATGTACTGAACGTACCATTTGTTTTGCAAGATTGTCTTGCTTATGCATTTTTTGTGCTGCGTTTGGTTTAGTAGATGGTAATAAAAAGAACGATAAAATAGCAGCTAAAATAGCAGCCGCTCCAGCTGTATAGAATGGAAAATGTAAGCTGACTTGCGATAAGAATCCACCAATACCTGGCCCAATCATAAAGCCAAGAGACATGGCAGCACCGAGCATCCCCATCCCTTTTCCTCGTTCTTCATATGTTGTAACATCTGCTACAAATGCCATAATAGGAGGTGCAACAAAGGCTGATCCAAGACCACCTAAAAAGCGTGCTAAGAAGAGCATCCACACTTCTGTAGAGAGCCCAAAACCGATTTGTGCAAGTCCTGTTAGTATCAGTCCGAAAATTATTAGATTTTTTCGACCATACTGATCCGAAAGATTCCCAGCAATTGGAGAAAAAACGAATTGAGCAAAGGCGAACGTTGCAATAAGCATGCCTAGAACTTGTCCTGCAGCACCAAATATTCTTAAATACTCTGGCATGACAGGAATAATAATCCCAATACTCCCCATTGCGATAAACATATTAAACATTAAAATATACAAAGCCGCCTTATTAGACTTCTGCTGGGTCATCGAATACCCCCTTTTCTAATCAAATATAGTACAGTCTATCACAAAGAAAAATGGTTTGCTATTAGTTAGGATTACTCTAAATAGTGGACCAATTGTTTATTCTTAAACTAATAAATGATAAATATTTTGCAATAATAATTAACTATTCAATTAGTAAATTCCACAAGTTTATTTGTGGAATTTACTTTTTATCTTGTAGTGAATTAGGGGTTACATCATTTGTTCTTGTGTTAATCTTTTTATGTCAACTGTATGACAAAAATTGTAATAATTAGCGCCTTATATATGGTTGATATTTCCCTAATAATTCCTGTAATAACGGCTAATTACTGATCTACAAGAAGCGATCATAAGCCGAAAATCCGAGAGAAATTGATATTAAAAAGGAGAGGAAATGAAATGGTAACTATTCAAGCAGCGATGGAAAATTTAAAAGAATTAGGTATTAACCCAGTAACAGCAGTTATTGGGTCAACCCAACAGCTATTTCAATGGGATGAAGAAAAAGTCAATGATTTAAAGGGGTATTTAATCTCCCAAAATTTTAAACATCATTATGAAAACAATAGCTTTTATCGAATGTTATGCGAGGATAGCGGCGTTACACCTGCCGATATACAAAGTCTAGATGATATACAAAAAATTCCACTTATTCCGGTAACAAGTTTTAAAAGACCTGACTCTCATTTATTATTATCAACATCTTTAGAGAACATTGAATTTGAAATGCGAAGTACAGGAACAAGTGGTATACCAAGTATATCGAGAAGGGATGCTGAAACATTAAACAATTGCGTGTTTAGTATTTACGCAATGTATAGAGAGATGTTTGCCTTCTCTCGTGGAGCTGGTCTCTTCTTATTCCCATCTCCAGAAGAAATGCCAGAGATGGGAATGGTAAAAGTATTAAATATGCTCTCAGGTTTGTTTGATGCAACTAGATGTCTTGTTAAGAGAGCGTCCTTCAAGCCTAAAGAGGCAATAGAAACTTTAGAAAAATGGCAAAACATTCATACACGCCACATCGTAGGACCTCCATTTTTAATTTATAAACTGGTCAATTATTTAAAAACAAATAATATTCATTTGAAGTTAGATCAAAAGACGATGATTATCAATCTAGGAGGCTGGAAACGCTTTTCTGGTATGGAGATACCTAGGGAACAATACAATAAAGAATGTGCTGAATTTTTAGGTATTCCTGAAGAAAATATAAGGGATATGTATGGATTAGTTGAATCTAATATTTTAGCTATCGAATGTGAGAAACAGTCTAAGCATGTACCACCTTGGGTTCATTTTTCATTA
This window harbors:
- a CDS encoding LuxE family acyl-protein synthetase encodes the protein MENLKELGINPVTAVIGSTQQLFQWDEEKVNDLKGYLISQNFKHHYENNSFYRMLCEDSGVTPADIQSLDDIQKIPLIPVTSFKRPDSHLLLSTSLENIEFEMRSTGTSGIPSISRRDAETLNNCVFSIYAMYREMFAFSRGAGLFLFPSPEEMPEMGMVKVLNMLSGLFDATRCLVKRASFKPKEAIETLEKWQNIHTRHIVGPPFLIYKLVNYLKTNNIHLKLDQKTMIINLGGWKRFSGMEIPREQYNKECAEFLGIPEENIRDMYGLVESNILAIECEKQSKHVPPWVHFSLRNPKNLAEEVPQGKRGVLAIFDPTSLSYPGFIQTEDLVYLKKENTCECGRNGQKVVYLSRVAGAEIGCCAINLEKHMDAAEEKNEMAEV
- the thiW gene encoding energy coupling factor transporter S component ThiW translates to MSVRKLTIMALLVAIAVAGSTFVSIPTGIARAYPIQHAINVIGAILLGPVPAVIIALITAIIRILTGTGSLLAIPGSVIGAFCAALAYKYSSKPLLAGIGEIVGTGIIASLIAVPYAYILMGTSVAAMFFMPAFLTSSIIGAFLGMAVASSLRNTVLIKNFH
- a CDS encoding MFS transporter, yielding MTQQKSNKAALYILMFNMFIAMGSIGIIIPVMPEYLRIFGAAGQVLGMLIATFAFAQFVFSPIAGNLSDQYGRKNLIIFGLILTGLAQIGFGLSTEVWMLFLARFLGGLGSAFVAPPIMAFVADVTTYEERGKGMGMLGAAMSLGFMIGPGIGGFLSQVSLHFPFYTAGAAAILAAILSFFLLPSTKPNAAQKMHKQDNLAKQMVRSVHMPYFVMLIIMMVFSFGIANFQTTLSLFVTDKFHYTPGDIAIILVVGGAFGVVVQMFVITPLFNRYGEMKVVLVNLFIAAVSIYLILFVSGFALILVVATIFSTATTLIRPAVNTLISKLAENEQGFAAGLNNAYMSLGNMIGPALAGILFDWNMNSPYIFGAIILMTCFFLALIWTMKKAPHLMQPDSK
- a CDS encoding ABC transporter permease, yielding MMERFYNPVLVKELKLRFRSFKSFSGLMFYLAVLCIFIAGFLLLTTGFTGRGFFSPDASFMMFTVLTILQMALVLFITPSLTAGAISSEREKQTLNILLTTTQSSTQIIIGKLLSSVAFLVLMLIAGLPLYSLVFLFGGVSPSQLISIFLFYLVTVVAIGSIGVMFSTITKRTIVAMIATYGSIIFLGGITAFFFFLTMAFHQMGNNIGTNTSYMTYFWASINPGALMLTLISPEMGDALSELSGVKLPVWVTYLIGYILIIVVCLTIAIKKLRANMKSNR
- a CDS encoding DUF58 domain-containing protein, which produces MTQKIILPEDWLAKISRFQLATASKLRGQHKGSHRSQRFGASLDFSDFREYHLGDDVRQVDWNVFARTDKYFIKRFLDEQEMRVHILLDTTKSMGDDTKWIFARQIVASLGLMVLGRDDRLSFSFVQDEMKPPFRRKGAMYRRAFLQVIAEIEEADYTGSFAQGALRALPKDSTVLFIVTDGLESIEEWEQLLKRLPRYAGDVRLLQIVTEEELSPNYTGDVRLLDRETGKDVNVTMSSKVLDAYMARRLLHEEEFEAICRRFGARKLQLKVEDGLQHAIFQQLLKAHWIR
- a CDS encoding AAA family ATPase → MAFTEQQYVEMSMKLQQVKEEIHRFIVGQEEAIDYTLYAVLADGHALLEGLPGLGKTMLIRTISEVLDLSFSRIQFTPDLMPADITGTSMIERTADGKQQFTFQPGPIFSQMVLADEINRATPKTQSALLEAMGEKTVTILGDTKRMAKPFFVLATQNPIEMEGTYPLPEAQMDRFLCKILVPYPKKSELMEIMKRTTGAQEIGLQKIMDTEVLIEAQQMVKEILVADEMLEFATDLVVATHPERVDAIDEVKQYAMYGSGPRGLQSLIKLAKARALMNGRFHVSVADIKSVAKPVLRHRMLLNYEGEASGKTADDVIDVILEKVQQGVSK